From one Microbacterium sp. 10M-3C3 genomic stretch:
- a CDS encoding response regulator transcription factor, whose protein sequence is MPEIRVLLADDHAMMRAGFRTILSLHDDIAVVGEAADGDEAVAAASALRPDVICMDVQMPGTDGLAATRAIVADPAIDAAVLIVTTFDRDDYLFAALEAGASGFLLKNAGPEELVAAVRVVASGDALLAPEVTRRVIARFAAGSADGSVGAAPARALPALPDALTERETDVLRLMSEALSNAEIAARLFIGEATVKTHVSNVLQKLGARDRVAAVVWAHRSGLV, encoded by the coding sequence ATGCCTGAGATCCGCGTCCTGCTCGCCGACGATCACGCCATGATGCGGGCCGGGTTCCGCACGATCCTGTCGCTGCACGACGACATCGCCGTGGTGGGCGAAGCTGCGGACGGCGACGAGGCCGTGGCCGCCGCATCCGCCCTGCGCCCCGACGTCATCTGCATGGACGTGCAGATGCCCGGCACGGACGGCCTCGCCGCCACGCGCGCGATCGTCGCCGATCCGGCCATCGACGCGGCGGTGCTGATCGTGACCACCTTCGACCGCGACGACTACCTGTTCGCCGCGCTCGAAGCCGGCGCGAGCGGGTTCCTGCTGAAGAACGCGGGCCCGGAGGAGCTCGTCGCCGCGGTGCGCGTCGTCGCGTCCGGGGACGCGCTGCTCGCGCCCGAGGTCACGCGCCGCGTGATCGCGCGCTTCGCCGCCGGGTCGGCGGACGGCAGCGTCGGTGCCGCCCCGGCGCGCGCCCTCCCGGCGCTCCCGGATGCGCTCACCGAGCGCGAGACCGACGTGCTCCGCCTCATGTCGGAGGCGCTCAGCAACGCCGAGATCGCCGCGCGACTGTTCATCGGCGAGGCGACGGTCAAGACGCACGTGTCCAACGTGCTGCAGAAGCTCGGCGCCCGCGATCGCGTCGCCGCCGTGGTGTGGGCGCACCGCAGCGGCCTCGTCTGA
- a CDS encoding ATP-binding cassette domain-containing protein, producing MLELRGITKSYGGRRVLDGVGFTVAPGRLTGFVGGNGAGKTTTMRIALGVLAKDAGSVRLGGAEVTTSDRRRFGYMPEERGLYPKMKVGEHIAYLARLHGYGRADATARAEALLERLGLGERLGDSVETLSLGNQQRAQIAAALVHDPEVLILDEPFSGLDPLAVDVVAAVLQEKAATGAAVLFSSHQLDVVERLCDDLVIIAGGTVRAAGSREELRRQHSTHRYELVSAGDAGWVREQPGVMVLDFDGGYALFDADDDTAAQRVLRAAVERGDVASFAPQHPTLAEIFKEVIR from the coding sequence GTGCTCGAACTTCGCGGGATCACCAAGAGCTACGGCGGACGCCGGGTGCTCGACGGCGTCGGCTTCACGGTCGCCCCGGGCCGGCTCACCGGCTTCGTCGGCGGCAACGGCGCCGGCAAGACCACGACCATGCGCATCGCCCTCGGCGTCCTCGCGAAGGATGCCGGGTCGGTGCGCCTCGGCGGCGCGGAGGTGACGACCTCCGATCGGCGCCGATTCGGGTACATGCCGGAGGAGCGTGGGCTGTACCCGAAGATGAAGGTCGGCGAGCACATCGCCTACCTCGCACGGCTGCACGGCTACGGCCGCGCCGACGCCACCGCGCGCGCCGAGGCACTCCTCGAGCGTCTCGGGCTCGGCGAGCGCCTGGGCGACTCGGTCGAGACGCTCTCGCTCGGCAACCAGCAGCGGGCGCAGATCGCCGCCGCGCTCGTGCACGACCCCGAGGTGCTCATCCTCGACGAGCCGTTCTCGGGGCTCGACCCGCTCGCCGTCGACGTCGTCGCCGCGGTGCTGCAGGAGAAGGCGGCGACCGGCGCCGCCGTGCTGTTCTCGTCGCACCAGCTCGATGTCGTCGAGCGCCTGTGCGACGACCTCGTCATCATCGCCGGCGGCACCGTGCGGGCGGCGGGCTCCCGCGAAGAGCTGCGCCGGCAGCATTCCACGCACCGCTACGAGCTCGTCTCCGCCGGCGACGCCGGGTGGGTGCGCGAGCAGCCGGGCGTCATGGTCCTCGACTTCGACGGCGGCTACGCCCTGTTCGACGCCGATGACGACACCGCCGCGCAGCGCGTGCTCCGTGCCGCCGTCGAGCGCGGCGACGTGGCGAGCTTCGCGCCGCAGCATCCGACCCTCGCCGAGATCTTCAAGGAGGTCATCCGATGA
- a CDS encoding histidine kinase, with product MTRLTRAPQRGDAILAAALFVGAVGSAVLSSVAGLYGDGQADLGWAIAYAVVLAAPLAVRRRWPSVVAVVVSAAYFTAVTLRIPELYAGNIAMFIALYTVGAWSDDRRRALIVRVAIILGMTVWLTVTMYQDATTPADQVGDDAFSRAGAFSPFVAYSLLMILINALYFGGAYYFGEAAYARRRERRALQQRTRELEAERERTAAQAVALDRVRIARELHDVVAHHVSLMGVQAGAARTVMARDPDKARDLLQGVEDSARASLGELRHLLETLRTPDGAASPAPSDAPARGLADLPALVEEARAAGLPTTLSVVGDETPVPDLVQLNLYRIAQEALTNARRHAGPDATADVRVRYVRDGIELEVANTGHATAAEPGLGRLGMRERAAASGGTLEAGPRARGGWLVRAAIPLAERMRADA from the coding sequence ATGACCCGCCTCACCCGCGCCCCGCAGCGCGGCGACGCGATCCTCGCGGCGGCGCTCTTCGTCGGCGCCGTCGGCAGCGCCGTGCTGTCGTCCGTCGCCGGGCTCTACGGCGACGGCCAGGCCGACCTCGGCTGGGCGATCGCCTACGCCGTCGTGCTCGCGGCACCGCTCGCGGTGCGGCGGCGCTGGCCGTCGGTCGTCGCCGTCGTCGTGTCGGCGGCGTACTTCACCGCCGTGACCCTGCGCATCCCCGAGCTCTACGCCGGCAACATCGCGATGTTCATCGCGCTGTACACCGTCGGCGCGTGGTCGGACGATCGTCGTCGCGCGCTCATCGTGCGCGTCGCGATCATCCTGGGCATGACGGTGTGGCTGACGGTCACGATGTACCAGGATGCGACGACCCCCGCCGACCAGGTCGGTGACGACGCCTTCTCGCGTGCCGGCGCGTTCTCACCCTTCGTCGCGTACTCGCTGCTGATGATCCTCATCAACGCGCTGTACTTCGGGGGCGCGTACTACTTCGGCGAGGCCGCGTACGCACGCCGCCGCGAACGCCGCGCCCTCCAGCAGCGCACGCGCGAGCTCGAGGCGGAGCGCGAGCGCACGGCCGCCCAGGCGGTGGCGCTCGACCGCGTGCGCATCGCGCGCGAGCTGCACGACGTCGTCGCGCACCACGTGTCGCTCATGGGCGTGCAGGCGGGAGCCGCCCGCACCGTGATGGCGCGCGATCCCGACAAGGCCCGCGACCTCCTGCAGGGGGTCGAGGACTCCGCGCGAGCGTCGCTCGGCGAGCTGCGCCACCTGCTCGAGACCCTCCGCACGCCCGACGGCGCGGCGTCGCCCGCGCCGTCCGACGCGCCCGCACGGGGCCTCGCCGATCTGCCGGCGCTCGTCGAGGAGGCGCGCGCCGCCGGCCTGCCCACGACGCTGTCGGTCGTCGGCGACGAGACGCCCGTGCCGGACCTCGTCCAGCTGAACCTGTACCGCATCGCGCAGGAGGCGCTCACGAACGCCCGCCGGCACGCGGGGCCCGACGCGACCGCCGACGTGCGCGTGCGCTACGTGCGCGACGGCATCGAGCTCGAGGTCGCGAACACGGGCCACGCGACCGCGGCGGAGCCGGGACTCGGCCGCCTCGGCATGCGCGAGCGCGCCGCCGCCTCGGGGGGCACGCTCGAGGCCGGCCCGCGCGCCCGCGGCGGATGGCTCGTGCGCGCCGCGATCCCGCTGGCCGAACGGATGCGCGCCGATGCCTGA